A genome region from Acidobacteriota bacterium includes the following:
- a CDS encoding DUF4258 domain-containing protein, which translates to MERARALWPINVRFSDPHATARIARLRVSPDQIDEVIRGGFVQSRRFENGEWRYRIEGRTSDEQHLACIITFEEQRRRLVIITLYRCRPRKREVDEGDRS; encoded by the coding sequence ATGGAACGAGCCAGAGCGCTCTGGCCGATCAATGTTCGATTCAGCGATCCGCATGCGACCGCAAGAATCGCACGACTCCGCGTTTCGCCGGACCAAATCGACGAGGTCATTCGGGGCGGATTCGTCCAGTCGCGCCGATTCGAGAACGGAGAATGGAGATACAGAATCGAGGGCCGCACGTCGGACGAGCAGCATCTCGCGTGCATCATCACGTTCGAGGAGCAGCGACGACGACTCGTGATCATCACGCTCTACAGGTGCCGGCCACGGAAGCGAGAGGTTGACGAGGGAGATCGGTCATGA
- a CDS encoding DoxX family protein — translation MKSTDTTNRAWAIFFARGILGLIFFMAGLWKVFNLGPVQHAIKWFVGPYAGSILPMWSLWAVGVTIPFVELVAGALVLLGWRTRDALVALGFVLVTVTFGHLLAEPLYEFHTHVIPRAALMLFVLVMPRADDRFSVDGWLARRRAPGKDGP, via the coding sequence TTGAAATCAACCGACACCACAAACCGGGCCTGGGCGATCTTTTTCGCGCGCGGCATCCTCGGCCTCATCTTCTTCATGGCCGGCCTCTGGAAGGTCTTCAACCTCGGCCCCGTGCAGCACGCGATCAAGTGGTTCGTCGGGCCGTACGCCGGGTCGATCCTCCCGATGTGGTCCCTCTGGGCCGTGGGCGTGACCATCCCCTTCGTCGAGCTCGTCGCCGGCGCCCTCGTCCTCCTCGGGTGGCGGACGCGCGACGCGCTGGTGGCCCTGGGCTTCGTCCTCGTCACCGTGACCTTCGGCCACCTTCTCGCCGAGCCCCTCTACGAGTTCCACACGCACGTCATCCCCCGCGCGGCGCTGATGCTCTTCGTCCTCGTGATGCCGCGCGCGGACGATCGATTCTCCGTCGACGGCTGGCTCGCGCGCCGGAGGGCGCCGGGAAAGGACGGACCGTGA
- a CDS encoding helix-turn-helix domain-containing protein, with translation MKCDRCGGVLIARRTTRRSPYHYRISGLDNVFLVGITVYSCAKCGSRSPVIPRIMELQGLIAQELTRKRSRLSGRELRFLRTNAGFPARQFASLLGVSPEHLSRIENGKIRQLGTTADKLARFISATKADRENVHQELMKMADSLRSKRSIPKSRNPTFLIGEEGHWRSAA, from the coding sequence ATGAAATGTGATCGGTGCGGCGGAGTGCTCATCGCTCGTCGGACGACGAGGCGGTCTCCGTATCATTACCGGATCAGCGGCCTCGACAACGTTTTCCTGGTTGGAATCACGGTCTACTCGTGCGCCAAGTGCGGCAGCCGGTCGCCCGTCATTCCGCGCATCATGGAATTGCAGGGACTCATCGCGCAGGAGCTGACCCGCAAACGATCCCGGCTCTCTGGGCGCGAGCTGCGATTCCTTCGAACGAACGCCGGATTCCCGGCCCGCCAGTTCGCCTCGCTCCTGGGCGTCAGTCCGGAACACTTGTCCCGGATCGAGAATGGCAAGATCCGTCAGCTCGGAACGACGGCTGACAAACTCGCCCGGTTCATCTCCGCGACGAAGGCCGACCGGGAGAACGTGCACCAGGAGCTGATGAAAATGGCGGATAGTCTTCGCAGCAAGAGATCCATTCCCAAGTCCAGGAATCCGACGTTTCTCATCGGCGAGGAAGGGCACTGGCGGTCGGCCGCTTGA
- a CDS encoding nuclear transport factor 2 family protein, producing the protein MTSRLDIVPLILGVLSLAAATSPSAADESAARNEIAKLEEAWNQAHLAGDYETLSRLLADDIVILVPGMAPIDKTGALSVFKAGHMKLSRYETTETLTRVYGDAAVVTGRLARTRTMGDRTMNDDLRFTKVWVRRAGAWQAVSFQGTAITP; encoded by the coding sequence ATGACCAGCCGATTAGACATCGTTCCCTTGATCCTCGGAGTTCTCTCCCTCGCGGCGGCGACCTCGCCATCTGCGGCCGACGAGAGCGCGGCGCGGAACGAGATCGCGAAGCTCGAGGAGGCGTGGAACCAGGCGCACCTCGCGGGGGACTACGAGACGCTGAGCCGGCTCCTCGCGGACGACATCGTCATCCTCGTGCCGGGGATGGCCCCCATCGACAAGACCGGGGCTCTCAGCGTCTTCAAGGCCGGGCACATGAAGCTCTCGCGCTACGAGACGACGGAGACGCTGACACGCGTCTACGGCGACGCCGCCGTGGTGACGGGGCGGCTGGCGCGCACCCGAACGATGGGCGACAGGACCATGAACGACGACCTGCGGTTCACCAAGGTTTGGGTCCGGCGCGCGGGGGCCTGGCAGGCCGTCTCGTTCCAGGGCACGGCGATCACCCCTTAG
- a CDS encoding HAD family hydrolase produces MKPRAILLDLGGTILDEGTDDYRAGAEALAQELKNLGGVVPRDPEVLCESFARECDRVHQTNVPDFTIADWMRRLAPGATGSELADLELALWRATTSMTPMPGVAAALDSIRALGIPMAVVSNAVFSSRVLEHELQRHRLAAHFRFVLSSADAGARKPDARIFRKALDRLREAPSGVWFAGDSWEKDIVGSSACGMSPIWISAAPPPPGGRVPHLRISGWGEFLEHLSSEVSP; encoded by the coding sequence ATGAAGCCGCGGGCGATCCTGCTCGATCTCGGGGGGACGATCCTGGACGAAGGGACCGACGACTACCGCGCGGGGGCGGAAGCCCTCGCTCAGGAGTTGAAGAACCTCGGCGGCGTGGTCCCGCGTGACCCGGAGGTCCTCTGCGAGAGCTTCGCCCGCGAGTGCGACCGGGTCCACCAGACGAACGTCCCCGACTTCACGATCGCCGACTGGATGCGCCGGCTGGCTCCGGGGGCGACGGGGAGCGAGCTGGCCGATCTCGAGCTGGCGCTCTGGCGCGCGACCACGTCGATGACGCCGATGCCCGGCGTCGCCGCGGCGCTCGATTCCATCCGCGCCCTCGGCATCCCGATGGCGGTCGTGAGCAACGCGGTCTTCTCCTCGCGCGTCCTCGAGCACGAGCTGCAGCGCCACCGCCTCGCCGCGCACTTCCGCTTCGTCCTCTCGAGCGCCGACGCCGGCGCGCGAAAGCCGGACGCGAGGATCTTCAGGAAGGCGCTCGATCGGCTGCGCGAGGCCCCCTCCGGTGTCTGGTTCGCGGGCGACTCGTGGGAGAAGGACATCGTCGGGTCCTCGGCCTGCGGGATGTCGCCGATCTGGATCTCCGCGGCGCCTCCCCCGCCGGGCGGCCGCGTCCCCCATCTGCGGATTTCGGGATGGGGGGAATTCCTCGAACACCTTTCGAGCGAGGTGAGCCCATGA
- a CDS encoding VOC family protein, whose product MPRPKSTSARVAPRVTGIGGVFFKAKDPERLGAWYREHLGLAIEAWGGTSFPWRDAADPKRKGSTAWSLFPATTKYFDPSTAPFMVNYRVADLDRVLAALREEGCAVDPRIDESEFGRFGWVMDPEGNRIELWQPPKGK is encoded by the coding sequence ATGCCGAGACCGAAATCGACCTCCGCTAGGGTGGCTCCGCGCGTCACCGGGATCGGGGGCGTCTTCTTCAAGGCGAAGGACCCCGAGCGCCTCGGCGCCTGGTACCGCGAACATCTCGGCCTCGCGATCGAGGCGTGGGGCGGGACGAGCTTCCCGTGGCGCGACGCGGCGGACCCGAAGCGGAAGGGCTCGACGGCCTGGAGCCTCTTCCCCGCCACGACGAAGTACTTCGATCCCAGCACCGCGCCGTTCATGGTCAACTACCGCGTCGCCGACCTGGATCGAGTTCTCGCCGCGCTCCGGGAGGAAGGATGCGCCGTCGATCCGCGGATCGACGAGTCCGAGTTCGGCCGTTTCGGCTGGGTGATGGATCCCGAGGGCAACCGCATCGAGCTGTGGCAGCCGCCGAAGGGAAAGTGA
- a CDS encoding aminotransferase class I/II-fold pyridoxal phosphate-dependent enzyme: protein MREFRDAGHRVVDRMADLLQEIEGAPLFTKIEPRALHALFDEPLPQGPTPLADLIGELESKLLPYCAHVNHPGYFGLITPTPLPAGILGDLIASALNQNVGAWSIGPSATALERRTVRWLTDLAGYDGRAGGNLTSGGMTANLIGMKLGRDWATGDEAQHKGIAPGWAAYTSEERHVSVDKAADAVGIGRDNLRIIPTDESFRIRLDLLEQAIAADRKRGMRPMVIVAMGGSTNTGAVDPLPALRALADRERAWLHVDAAYGGGMLLSSRHAGVLDGLHLADSVTVDPHKWFFAPLDAGAILVKDESRLTKSFGMQPAYLTDTMDRTDERYNYYVHGLEQSRRFRGLKVWMGLKRHGARAIGAWVDANVDHARRLHDLAAADPDFEPATRPVMSAVCVRYRPEGLDEPALARVHATVARRIEEGGRFWISTTVLKGRTWFRICPVNFRTRTEHMDGLFEEMKRECAVAAGEVR, encoded by the coding sequence ATGCGCGAGTTCCGCGACGCGGGGCACCGCGTCGTCGATCGGATGGCCGATCTCCTCCAGGAGATCGAAGGCGCCCCCCTCTTCACGAAGATCGAGCCGCGGGCGCTCCACGCCCTCTTCGACGAGCCCCTTCCCCAGGGGCCGACGCCGCTCGCCGATCTGATCGGCGAGCTGGAGTCGAAGCTCCTCCCCTACTGCGCGCACGTGAACCATCCCGGCTACTTCGGCCTGATCACGCCGACGCCGCTTCCCGCGGGGATCCTCGGCGACTTGATCGCCTCGGCGCTCAACCAGAACGTCGGCGCCTGGTCGATCGGTCCGTCGGCGACGGCGCTCGAGCGGCGGACGGTGAGGTGGCTGACCGATCTCGCCGGATACGACGGCCGGGCCGGCGGCAACCTGACGAGCGGCGGGATGACCGCCAACCTCATCGGGATGAAGCTCGGGCGCGACTGGGCGACGGGCGACGAGGCTCAGCACAAGGGGATCGCCCCGGGATGGGCGGCGTACACCTCCGAGGAGCGCCACGTGTCGGTGGACAAGGCGGCCGACGCGGTCGGGATCGGCCGCGACAACCTCCGCATCATCCCCACCGACGAGAGCTTTCGCATCCGCCTCGATCTCCTGGAGCAGGCGATCGCCGCCGATCGGAAGCGGGGGATGAGGCCGATGGTGATCGTGGCGATGGGAGGGAGCACGAACACCGGCGCGGTGGATCCCCTGCCGGCGCTGCGGGCTCTCGCCGACCGCGAGCGCGCGTGGCTGCACGTCGACGCCGCCTACGGCGGCGGGATGCTCCTCTCGTCGAGGCACGCGGGAGTCCTCGACGGCCTCCACCTCGCCGACTCGGTGACGGTGGACCCGCACAAGTGGTTCTTCGCGCCGCTCGACGCGGGGGCGATCCTCGTGAAGGACGAGTCGCGGCTCACGAAGTCGTTCGGCATGCAGCCCGCGTACCTGACCGACACGATGGACCGGACCGACGAGCGCTACAACTACTACGTGCACGGCCTCGAGCAGTCGCGGAGGTTCCGCGGCCTCAAGGTGTGGATGGGGCTCAAGCGCCACGGCGCCAGGGCGATCGGCGCGTGGGTCGACGCGAACGTCGATCACGCGCGGCGCCTCCACGATCTCGCGGCGGCGGATCCCGACTTCGAGCCCGCGACGCGGCCCGTGATGTCGGCGGTCTGCGTCCGCTATCGCCCCGAGGGGCTCGACGAGCCGGCGCTCGCGCGCGTGCACGCGACGGTCGCGCGCCGCATCGAGGAGGGAGGACGTTTCTGGATCTCGACGACGGTTCTCAAGGGGCGCACGTGGTTCCGGATCTGTCCCGTCAACTTCCGCACGCGGACGGAGCACATGGACGGGCTCTTCGAAGAGATGAAGCGCGAGTGCGCGGTCGCGGCCGGGGAGGTGAGATGA
- a CDS encoding GFA family protein: protein MTREGGCFCKAIRYRTEGDPLVVTHCHCMHCRGTSGAAFITWSEFPSDRFEWTKGKPASFESRPGITRTFCGACGTPLTYQRTGGWKTIDVTTCSFDNPETFEPQDHIWCRRLLPWIHLGDDIPQYPVKRTDG, encoded by the coding sequence ATGACGCGCGAAGGCGGCTGCTTCTGCAAGGCGATCCGTTACCGGACCGAGGGCGACCCCCTCGTCGTCACGCACTGCCACTGCATGCACTGCCGGGGGACGAGCGGGGCGGCCTTCATCACGTGGTCGGAGTTCCCGTCGGATCGATTCGAATGGACGAAGGGGAAGCCGGCGAGCTTCGAGAGCCGCCCCGGAATCACGCGGACGTTCTGCGGCGCGTGCGGCACGCCTCTCACGTACCAGAGGACCGGCGGCTGGAAGACGATCGACGTGACGACGTGCAGCTTCGACAACCCCGAGACCTTCGAGCCGCAGGATCACATCTGGTGCCGGCGCCTCCTCCCGTGGATTCACCTCGGCGACGACATCCCGCAGTACCCCGTCAAGCGCACGGACGGCTAA
- a CDS encoding alkaline phosphatase family protein codes for MTRRHALATALCLLATFSTAAAKEPAHPTLLVLISVDQLVPDLLDRVAPQLDGGIKRISAEGRVYTHADLGYAMSATGPGHATLGTGAYPATSGIIGNEWIDRETRKPVYCVGDADAKPVEGEGGAVSPRNLLVDGLGDWLKQARRGTKVISVGGKDRSAILLAGKHPDEVFWYDGATGHMVSSTYYFPTRLPAWAKEWNAADFTGHHTPDAWTKLLPESAYAADGPDDFHAEANGGAARTFPHAFDPKLKAKQQMTSPYWDTLLLDFASRAVREEKLGKRGGTDLLTIALSATDYIGHTYGPDSHEAHDNLLRLDRSLGEFLATLEKEVGRENLIVALSADHAVMPNPEFTAEIRHGAARRIKYGEAIKPGVAALDLKLRADFKADAALFWMDDWGSGGFLDAAAAAKAGASLPEIERRLREGLMAIDGVVDVFFRDELESAKAPDRPYLDKFRRSDQPARSEDFSVLYCESCLVATSMLTAEHGSPYGYDTHVPIILWGATVAAGRDASAVHTVDVAPTLARAAGVAPGKTAEGSALPGAFSAN; via the coding sequence ATGACCCGACGACACGCTCTCGCCACCGCGCTCTGCCTGCTCGCCACATTCTCCACCGCGGCCGCGAAGGAGCCCGCGCACCCGACGCTGCTGGTCCTCATCTCGGTCGACCAGCTCGTCCCCGACCTCCTCGATCGGGTGGCCCCGCAGCTCGACGGCGGGATCAAGAGGATCTCCGCCGAGGGGCGCGTCTACACCCATGCCGATCTCGGCTACGCCATGAGCGCGACGGGGCCCGGGCACGCGACGCTCGGCACTGGCGCGTACCCCGCCACGAGCGGCATCATCGGGAACGAGTGGATTGATCGCGAGACGCGGAAACCCGTCTACTGCGTCGGCGACGCCGACGCGAAGCCGGTCGAAGGGGAGGGGGGCGCCGTCTCGCCGAGGAATCTTCTCGTCGACGGCCTCGGCGACTGGCTCAAGCAGGCGCGTCGGGGGACGAAGGTGATCTCGGTGGGAGGGAAGGACCGGAGCGCGATCCTCCTCGCCGGAAAGCACCCGGACGAGGTCTTCTGGTACGACGGCGCGACGGGGCACATGGTCTCCTCGACCTATTACTTCCCCACCCGGCTCCCCGCGTGGGCGAAGGAGTGGAACGCCGCCGACTTCACGGGGCATCACACCCCCGACGCGTGGACGAAGCTCCTCCCCGAGAGCGCGTACGCCGCGGACGGCCCCGACGATTTCCACGCCGAGGCGAACGGCGGGGCGGCGCGAACCTTCCCGCACGCCTTCGACCCGAAGCTCAAGGCAAAGCAGCAGATGACGAGCCCCTACTGGGATACTCTCCTCCTCGACTTCGCGAGCCGGGCGGTGCGCGAGGAGAAGCTCGGAAAGCGCGGCGGGACCGATCTCCTGACGATCGCCCTCTCGGCCACCGACTACATCGGCCACACGTACGGCCCCGACAGCCACGAGGCGCACGACAATCTCCTGCGCCTCGACCGATCCCTCGGCGAGTTCCTCGCGACGCTCGAGAAGGAGGTCGGCCGTGAGAATCTGATCGTCGCGCTGAGCGCCGATCACGCCGTGATGCCGAACCCCGAGTTCACCGCCGAGATCCGTCACGGCGCCGCGAGGCGCATCAAGTACGGCGAGGCGATCAAGCCGGGGGTCGCCGCCCTCGATCTCAAGCTGCGCGCCGACTTCAAGGCCGACGCCGCGCTCTTCTGGATGGACGACTGGGGAAGCGGCGGCTTCCTCGACGCCGCGGCGGCGGCGAAGGCTGGGGCGTCCCTTCCCGAGATCGAGCGGCGGCTGCGCGAGGGGCTCATGGCGATCGACGGCGTCGTGGACGTCTTCTTCCGCGACGAGCTCGAGAGCGCGAAGGCGCCGGACCGCCCGTACCTCGACAAGTTCCGCCGCAGCGACCAGCCGGCGCGGAGCGAGGACTTCAGCGTCCTCTACTGCGAGAGCTGCCTCGTCGCGACCAGCATGCTCACCGCCGAGCACGGATCGCCGTATGGCTACGACACGCACGTCCCCATCATCCTCTGGGGCGCGACGGTGGCGGCCGGTCGCGACGCGAGCGCCGTGCACACGGTGGACGTCGCTCCCACCCTGGCGCGGGCGGCCGGAGTGGCCCCCGGAAAAACCGCGGAGGGATCGGCGCTTCCCGGAGCGTTTTCGGCGAACTGA
- a CDS encoding alpha/beta fold hydrolase yields the protein MRRWFLAVLAAALAMATPAAAADPDRHQKEGDFILRDFHFASGETLPELKIHYLTLGEPARDKAGHVTNAVLILHGTGGSGRQFLRPQFADVLFASGGLLDPATHFIILPDGIGHGGSSKPSDGLHARFPHYTYTDMIEAQHRLAVERFGAPRLRLVMGTSMGCMHAFMWGETFPDAMEALMPLACLPVPIAGRNRLWRKMTMDAIREDPGYAGGDYTAQPGAGLRTAVDFLILAGAAPLPLQKELPTRDAADAYLAKTFAERVSTLDANDLLYQVDASREYDSSLALERIAVPLMWVNSADDFINPPELGIAEREVTRVKRGTFVLIPASEATHGHGTHTWAAIWKDHLAELLRESEPR from the coding sequence ATGAGACGATGGTTCCTCGCGGTCCTGGCGGCCGCTCTCGCGATGGCGACGCCCGCGGCCGCCGCCGATCCGGATCGCCATCAGAAGGAAGGGGACTTCATCCTCCGTGACTTCCACTTCGCGTCGGGGGAGACGCTCCCGGAGCTGAAGATCCACTACCTGACGCTGGGCGAGCCCGCGCGCGACAAGGCGGGCCACGTCACGAACGCCGTGCTGATCCTCCACGGCACCGGCGGCTCCGGGAGGCAGTTCCTGCGGCCGCAGTTCGCCGACGTCCTCTTCGCGAGCGGCGGCCTCCTCGATCCGGCGACGCACTTCATCATCCTCCCCGACGGCATCGGACACGGCGGCTCGAGCAAGCCGAGCGACGGCCTGCACGCGCGCTTCCCTCACTACACGTACACCGACATGATCGAGGCGCAGCACCGTCTCGCCGTCGAGCGGTTTGGCGCGCCGCGCCTGCGCCTCGTGATGGGGACGTCGATGGGGTGCATGCACGCCTTCATGTGGGGGGAGACTTTTCCCGACGCAATGGAGGCGCTGATGCCCCTCGCGTGCCTCCCCGTCCCCATCGCCGGGAGGAACCGCCTCTGGCGGAAGATGACGATGGACGCGATCCGCGAGGACCCGGGCTACGCTGGCGGCGATTACACCGCGCAACCCGGGGCCGGCCTTCGGACGGCGGTCGATTTCCTGATCCTCGCCGGCGCCGCCCCCCTTCCGCTGCAAAAGGAGCTGCCGACGCGCGACGCGGCCGACGCGTATCTCGCGAAGACCTTCGCCGAGCGGGTAAGCACCCTCGACGCGAACGACCTTCTCTACCAGGTCGACGCCTCTCGCGAGTACGATTCGTCCCTCGCGCTGGAGCGCATCGCCGTTCCCCTGATGTGGGTGAACTCGGCCGACGACTTCATCAACCCGCCGGAGCTCGGGATCGCCGAACGTGAGGTGACACGGGTGAAGCGCGGGACGTTCGTGCTCATCCCCGCGTCCGAGGCCACGCACGGCCACGGCACGCACACGTGGGCGGCGATCTGGAAGGACCACCTCGCGGAGTTGCTGCGGGAGTCGGAGCCGCGCTGA
- a CDS encoding GNAT family N-acetyltransferase — MTARPRPPARWTTRRLTLRPPRRADAREVFAAYAQDPEVTRYLLFRPHRHVRETIDFVRRCRAGWETDGPFTWALLERRSGRLAGMCMIRVQGHAVELAYALARPYWGRRLMAEAMKPIVAWALARPEIQRVWATCHVRNTASARVMERLGMKREGILRKWAVYPNLGDVAQDSSCYSRVKGTRGA; from the coding sequence GTGACCGCCCGGCCCCGCCCGCCCGCGCGGTGGACGACGAGGCGGCTGACGCTGCGCCCGCCGCGCCGCGCCGACGCGCGCGAGGTCTTCGCGGCGTACGCGCAGGACCCCGAGGTGACCCGCTACCTCCTCTTCCGCCCGCACCGGCACGTCAGAGAGACGATCGACTTCGTGCGCCGCTGCCGGGCAGGCTGGGAGACGGATGGCCCGTTCACGTGGGCCCTCCTCGAGAGGAGGTCGGGGCGCCTCGCCGGCATGTGCATGATTCGAGTCCAGGGACACGCCGTCGAGCTGGCGTACGCGCTCGCGCGGCCGTACTGGGGACGGCGGCTGATGGCCGAGGCGATGAAGCCGATCGTCGCGTGGGCGCTGGCCCGGCCGGAGATCCAGCGCGTCTGGGCCACCTGCCACGTGCGGAACACCGCGTCGGCCCGCGTCATGGAGCGTCTCGGCATGAAGCGCGAGGGGATCCTGAGGAAGTGGGCGGTCTACCCGAACCTCGGCGACGTGGCGCAGGACAGCTCCTGCTACTCGCGGGTGAAGGGGACGCGAGGGGCTTGA
- a CDS encoding DUF1211 domain-containing protein, translated as MERETGRVEAFSDGVFAIAITLLILEIRVPELAEGAGNRSLWAALAHLWPSFLAFAFSFFVILVMWINHHEFMRWVRAVDYPFLFSNGLVLLMVTFVPFPTAVVARHLGTEAGNTAVAFYCGTFLAVSFAFLALFLSVTIRRRLVREEVADEAIDRVRSAYRAGPVVYALATVLSLWSATLGLLLCGSLWILWTRLCYHAQDGAPTVRAARAG; from the coding sequence TTGGAGAGAGAGACCGGCCGCGTCGAGGCGTTCAGTGACGGCGTCTTCGCCATCGCCATCACGCTCCTGATCCTCGAGATCCGCGTCCCAGAGCTGGCGGAGGGAGCGGGGAATCGAAGCCTGTGGGCGGCGCTCGCCCACCTGTGGCCGTCGTTCCTCGCCTTCGCCTTCAGCTTCTTCGTGATCCTCGTGATGTGGATCAACCACCACGAGTTCATGCGCTGGGTGCGCGCCGTCGACTACCCGTTCCTCTTCTCGAACGGGCTCGTCCTGCTCATGGTGACCTTCGTTCCTTTTCCGACCGCCGTCGTCGCGCGGCACCTCGGGACCGAGGCTGGAAACACCGCGGTCGCCTTCTACTGCGGGACATTCCTCGCCGTGAGCTTCGCCTTCCTGGCTCTTTTCCTCTCGGTGACGATCAGGCGGCGCCTCGTGCGCGAGGAAGTTGCCGACGAGGCGATCGATCGCGTCCGTAGCGCCTATCGCGCGGGCCCCGTCGTCTACGCCCTCGCGACGGTCCTCTCGCTGTGGAGCGCGACGCTCGGGCTCCTCCTCTGCGGGTCGCTCTGGATCCTCTGGACCCGGCTCTGCTATCACGCTCAGGACGGTGCTCCAACCGTGCGTGCGGCGCGCGCCGGGTGA
- a CDS encoding bifunctional transcriptional activator/DNA repair protein Ada, with translation MNETTLPTRELERARITRDPAYNGIFFTAVKTTGIFCRPTCPARTPLPQNVEYFPTARAAMAAGYRPCKRCRPLAIDDQPEWVAALMKEIEADPSARITDRTLRARGIDPATARRYFKRHYGVSFQGFARARRLAGALAQIREGKSLDHAVFSSGFESHSGFREAFIRKFGAAPGRSRNAACVLLSWIRTPLGPLVAGATSEGICLLEFSDRRMLEAQLRTVGRLFGGHVAPGSNPHLVKLRAELTDYFAGTLRRFTVPLVFPGSEFQKRVWDELLRIPYGATRSYEDLAVAIGRPSAARAVGHANGLNRIGIVIPCHRVIGKDGKLGGYGGGLRRKQFLLDLERSGAHR, from the coding sequence ATGAACGAGACGACGCTCCCCACGCGAGAGCTGGAGCGCGCGCGCATCACGCGCGACCCGGCGTACAACGGCATCTTCTTCACCGCGGTGAAGACCACGGGAATCTTCTGCCGCCCGACCTGCCCGGCTCGCACTCCGCTTCCGCAGAATGTCGAGTACTTCCCGACGGCGCGCGCGGCGATGGCGGCCGGTTACCGCCCGTGCAAGCGGTGCCGGCCCCTGGCCATCGACGACCAGCCGGAGTGGGTCGCGGCCCTCATGAAGGAGATCGAGGCCGACCCGTCGGCGCGCATCACCGACCGCACTCTCCGCGCGCGGGGGATCGATCCGGCCACCGCGCGCCGGTACTTCAAGCGGCACTACGGCGTGAGCTTCCAGGGGTTCGCGAGAGCGCGGCGGCTCGCGGGGGCGCTGGCGCAGATCCGCGAGGGGAAATCGCTCGATCACGCCGTCTTCTCGAGCGGATTCGAGTCGCACAGCGGCTTCCGCGAGGCGTTCATCAGGAAGTTCGGCGCCGCCCCGGGCCGCAGCCGGAACGCGGCGTGCGTGCTCCTCTCGTGGATTCGAACGCCGCTGGGCCCGCTCGTCGCGGGGGCGACCTCGGAGGGGATCTGCCTTCTCGAGTTCAGCGATCGGCGCATGCTCGAGGCGCAGCTCAGGACGGTGGGCCGCCTCTTCGGCGGGCACGTCGCCCCGGGATCGAACCCGCACCTCGTGAAGCTGCGCGCCGAGCTGACCGACTACTTCGCGGGAACGCTGCGGCGCTTCACCGTGCCGCTCGTCTTCCCCGGAAGCGAGTTCCAGAAGCGCGTCTGGGACGAGCTTCTCCGCATTCCGTACGGCGCCACGCGGTCGTACGAGGATCTCGCCGTCGCCATCGGGCGCCCCTCGGCCGCCCGCGCCGTCGGCCACGCGAACGGGCTGAACCGCATCGGCATCGTCATCCCCTGCCACCGCGTCATCGGCAAGGACGGCAAGCTCGGCGGCTACGGCGGCGGGCTGCGGCGCAAGCAGTTCCTGCTGGACCTGGAGCGATCGGGCGCCCATCGATGA
- a CDS encoding VOC family protein has protein sequence MLDHVVLNVKDIEKSRLFYEKALAPLGYEVVAVFPGFVGLGIGGKPDLWLARREPFHTKVHVAISCAKRSLVDEFYRVAMTTGGTDNGAPGVRTMYHPNYYGAFVFDPDGNNIEAVCHLPQGK, from the coding sequence ATGCTCGACCACGTCGTGCTGAACGTGAAAGACATCGAGAAGAGCCGGTTGTTCTACGAGAAGGCGCTGGCGCCGCTCGGCTACGAGGTCGTCGCGGTCTTTCCCGGGTTCGTGGGCCTCGGCATCGGCGGAAAGCCCGATCTCTGGCTCGCGCGCCGCGAGCCGTTCCACACGAAGGTCCACGTCGCGATCTCCTGCGCGAAGCGATCTCTCGTGGACGAGTTCTACCGGGTCGCGATGACCACAGGGGGGACGGACAACGGCGCCCCCGGCGTGCGGACGATGTACCACCCGAACTACTACGGCGCCTTCGTCTTCGACCCGGACGGCAACAACATCGAGGCGGTCTGCCACCTCCCGCAGGGGAAGTGA